Sequence from the Paenibacillus tundrae genome:
ATGAACGTGATCGTAGAGTTGTCTACCTGACGTTAACGGATCACGGGCGCAAGGCATACCGAGAGACGGAGCAAGAGATACAGCAGCTTCTTGAGCCTTATTTGGTCCATTTCAAGCCGGAGGATGTATACAATTTTATTGAATCGTTTGAGAAGCTTGCAGCTTTGCTAACGCATGAGGGAGGACCAGATCAGAAATGAGAACGATTTTGAAAGCAAGATGGTGGTTGATGGGGCTGTGGATCGTCATTGCCGCAGTATTGATGCTTACTGCTCCCAATATGGGAGAGTTAATTCGAGAAAAGGGTCAATTTTCCGTTCCCGAAGGTTACTCTTCAACGAATGCAGCCGCCATTCTCAATGAAGCTGCCGCGCAAAAAGGCGAGCAGCAGGGTAGTCAGATCGCTCTTGTATTTTATAACCCAGACGGCCTAGGTGAGTCGGGAAAACAAGAAGCAGAGAAGGCTATTCAGCAATTGAAGGCTAAGCAGGAGCAGTTGGGCATTCTGTCTATTCTGGAACCTTTTTCAGAACCTGAATTAGCAGAACAGATGATCTCTGAAGATGGTAAGACAATCTTGACGTCTCTTTCCATCAATCAGGGTGAACGTACTACGAAAGAGATGCGTGATGACCTGAATGAAGCCTTAGATTCGGTCAACGTAGAGCATTACATAACCGGTAAGGGTCTAATTGATGAAGATACGATCGAAAGCTCTCAAGAGGGACTTAAGAAGTCGGAATACATTACGGTTGTATTTATATTGCTAATTTTGTTCCTTGTCTTCCGTTCATTTGTAGCGCCATTCGTTCCACTGCTTACCGTAGGTGTTAGTTACATTGTATCGCAGCAGATTGTGGCATTCCTCGTGGACGCAGTGAACTTCCCAATCTCTACGTTTACACAGATCTTTATGGTGGCAGTGATGTTTGGTATTGGTACAGATTATTGTATCCTGCTGATTAGCCGCTTCAAGGAAGAGCTAGCACATCATGAGAATACATGGGATGCAATCATTGCAACGTATCGCACAGCAGGCAAAACGGTGTTTTTCTCCGCCTTAGCCGTATTGGTTGGTTTTATTGCCATTGGTTTTGCGCAGTTTATGCTGTATCGCTCCGCTGTAGCAGTTGCTGTGGGTATAGCAGTGATGATGCTCGCCTTGGTAACGATTGTTCCATTTTTTATGGCTGTACTCGGCAAAAAGCTATTCTGGCCTTCTAAAGGTTCATTAGAGCATGCTGAGAGCCGGATCTATGGAGTGGCAGGTCGTTTCTCTCTGAAACGGCCGTGGGCAGCCTTGTTAATTGTAGCAGCTGTTTGTGTACCATTACTAAGCACATACGATGGTAAATTATCGTTTAATAGTTTGGATGAGATTGGCGACAAATACGATTCAGTCAAAGCGTTCAATATTATATCCGACAGCTTTGGTCCAGGAGAATCTCTACCAGGTCAGGTCGTTATTCAGAACGATGAGACTATGGACAATGCTAAATATATGGCTGTTGCCGAGAAGATTAGCCGTGAGGTAGAGAAGGTTCCGGGCATCTCTGGCGTCCGTAGTATGACACGACCAACAGGTGAAGAGATCAAAGATTTTGAAGTGACCGAGCAAGTGGGTACTCTCTCCGATGGATTGGGTGAGGGCAAGACAGGTTTGGACAAAATTCGGGATGGCTTGAGTGAAGCCAGCAGCCAGTTAAGCCAAAATGAACCACAGTTAAAAGAAGCAGCTGATGGTGCGGGAGAACTGACCAAAGGCACTACACAGCTGCAGTCGGGAATTACCCAATTAACCGAAGGGCTTCGTCAAATTGAAAAAGGAATTCGAGATGGCTCGGCAGGAGCAGGAGATCTGAAAGCAGGGCTTCAACAAGCGAAGTCAAGCGCTGATCAACTCGCACAGGCGAACAGCCAGTTATTACAGGCATACCGTCAAGCAGGAGCAGGGGTTTCGGCTCTTGGTGAAGGTGTTGGTGAAATTGTACAGCAACTCACCGGCGTTTCAACTGCGCTGACTCAACTAAATGAATCCTTCGCAGCATTGGAAGAGCGCTATCCTGAACTGCAGACCGATGCGGACTATCAGCGGGTGAAGGGAACCCTTGGGGAAACCGGAACAGGTACTGCACAATTAGCGCAAGGTCTGGGACAAATTCAGACGAACCTGGGTGAAGCAGCCGCAGGTATTAACCAGGCGAATGAAGGCTTTGCAGCGGCGGCATCTGGGCAAAAGGCGCTTGCAGACGGATTGAGCCAGATTGTAACAGGCATCGGTCAACTGGAGACAGGTTTGACGCAGGCGGCTAATGGGCAAGGCAAAGTCATTAATGAAATTCCTGCTATTCAAAACGGGCTAGGGCAGCTCCAGGGTGGACAGGAGAAAATCCAACAAGGATTTACCGATCTGAGCGGTCAATTGACGCAATTAACAGATGGTCTCAATCAGAGCGTAGATGGTATTAAACAGGTATCCGGTGGTCTGGAATCAGCACAAGACTATCTAACGCAGTTGCAAAACTCACCTGATTCGGATCTGGCCGGTTGGTATGTACCTGATGAAGCATTAAACAGTAAGGAATTCAAGCAGGTGTTTGATACGTATCTGTCCACAGATCGGAAAACGATGACGATCGATGTCATTTTCGCCGAAAATCCATACGGCACAGAAGCGATTGATCGTGTACCGGATATTGAAGCAGCGGTGCATCGTGCCGTGCAAGGAAGTGCGCTTGAAAAAGCAGATATTGCTGTAGGTGGGGTTACGAGTACTTTTGCCGACTTACAGGAAATATCCAATAACGATTATAAACGCACCGTTACGCTGATGCTTGTAGGTACATTTATTATTCTTGTGTTGTTATTACGTTCTGTCATTATGCCATTATATTTGATCGTATCATTGCTTCTGGCGTACTTCACATCGATGGCGATCACAGAAACCGTATTTGTTAACATGCTTGGATTCTCAGGCATTAGCTGGGTAACGCCGTTCTTTGGCTTTGTTATGCTCATAGCTCTCGGCGTGGATTACAGCATATTCTTGATGGATCGTTTCAACGAGAACAAGGGCATGAAGGTACAGGATGCAATGCTCTATGCTATGAAAAACATGGGGACTGTTATTCTGTCTGCCGCGGTCATTCTAAGCGGAACCTTTGCTGCAATGTATCCATCAGGAGTGCTATCCATGATGCAGATTGCTACGGTAGTTCTCAGTGGATTAGTGTTGTACTCCTTGTTATTCTTACCGTTCTTCGTACCAGTCATGGTGAAGATGTTTGGTCGTGCCAATTGGTGGCCATTCCCGAACAAAGAGCAGGAGGAATCTGTTGATTCTGATCGCACCCTAGGCATGTAAGAGAGTAAAATGCCGAGTAAGTCATGAATAAGTAACGAGTAAGCAACGAATAGGCTATTGCATTAACGCTGTCAGAGATTCTGACGGCGTTTTTGCGTCTTAGGACATTATTTTCTTCTATAATAATGGAACTGAAAAAATGGGGGATAACCGTGATCGAACAAAATAAAGGTGAATGCCCAAGGACACTGTCCCGCGCTATATGTTTCGATTCCTCATACACTATAGCAATGAGTGAGTATGAGCATGTAGAGAGGAGCGATGGTGATGGTATATCGATATGCGGCGATCGGGGACTCGTTAACCGTAGGTACAGGAGCACTGTTAGGCACGGGATTTGTTCCTTTGTATCGCAGAATGGCAGAGATCAACGTTCGGACATTTGTATCGATGGATAACATGGGTGTGAACGGGCTAACCTCGGGAGAACTATTACAGATGGTGTCCTCGCATAATAGGGTGCGTCAATCGCTTCGAGAAGCAGATATTATCACGATATCCATTGGGGGCAATGATCTCATTCGAACATTCAAAGGAAGTAATGGCGTTCCGGGTACAAGCAAGATGACTCAGGTGCTGGGAGATACACGCAATCACGTTTCACAGATTATGAAGCAGATCCGCCAGTTGAAGGGCAATAGTGTCTACATGGTCCGAACGATTGGATTGTACAACCCGTTCCCCCAAGCGGCAGAGGCGGCATACTGGGTACAGCAATATAATTCCTTCTTGAATGGTGCGGGATCAAGGTATTATGCATGCGCGCAGGTGTATGACCGGTTTCTGGGACATGAACGTGAATTATTATTCTGGGATCGGGTACACCCCAATGCTAGAGGATATCGTGTCATTGCTGATCAGTTAAACCGAACAGGCTATATTCCTTTTTCCTAAGGATGGTACACCATTGGGGATGATGGTGAAGTCTTTCAATCACTAGACCCGCTTACCTGCTTCCGTTAAGATGAGAATATGTAAGTGTTCTCTCCCTTAGGAGAAGTATCTTAAGCTTGAACAGGTCAGTTGATAATGAAAGGTAAAGGAGTTTTTTTGGTGCACAACATTCATTTACGTCCTTCAGATGATCCAGAACAACAGCTAATCCAGCGTGTGCTGTCCACATATACAATGGAACCAAGTTGGGAAGCAGAGCGTGGAAGTGGGGGAATGAACAATTCTACTTATATCGTAAAAATGAACGACGAGCGTTATGTGCTTCGGCAATATGAAACGCATAATGATCAAGCCAAGATTAGGTTTGAGCATGAGGTGCTGCTAACCTTGGGACGTTCCAATTTTGCGATCAAGGTGCCATCCCCTGTCGAAATAACGATTGATGAGCATACAAGAACCTTTTTGCCGATTCAGGACTCGACTGGCAAGCATAAGATCGTAGCTTTGTTTCGATATTGTGCCGGAAGTAACCCGGTGTGGAATACCCCAGAGCAACTATTCGAACTGGGCTGTGCTGCTGGAGCATTATCTTCGGCAATGTCGAAACTGGATATCATACTTCAGCCTGCTTATCCGCCATATTATCAGATTCAAGATGCCTACCCACTGTGCACTCCGCATAAATTATTGCATCTATGTCAGACACCACCTCCTGAACTTCATGCTTGTGCGGATGATATGCGAGATTTAGCTCGGGTATTACCGGCTCTATTTGAAGCGTTGAATGGAATGGAGCAATTGCCACACCAACTGGTTCATGGTGATCTGAATGCATCGAATGTACTTACCAATGAACAGGGACAGATCTGTGCCATACTTGATTTTGAATTTGCTACATGGGATTTGCGGGTGATGGAGCTGGCTGTTCCAATGTCAGACCTGTTGACACAAGATCAGAATGAAGAATGGATGTGGCTTGCACTGGAGGCGATGATTCAGGGATTCTGTGAGAATGTTACCTTGCAGCCTACTGAACGAGAAGCCATACCGCAGCTTATATTGCTACGAAGTCTAGATGTTGTGATGCATTTTCTAAGTCGCATGTTTGAAGGTACCGATGAACCTGTCGTAGCCGTGCAGCAGATCCAGAAGCTGAAGGAACGTGCAGATTGGATGGCTCTCCATGAGGGGCGTTTGCGTGAACTACTAGTACAGGCGATATAATGGTGGTTTGCTAGTGAGGGGATAGTTCTTTTCGTTGTTTACGCCTAGAATCAAAAAGAAGTGCACGGTACGAGGCCACTGGCAAAGCTCCGTGCACTTGCAATTTATAGACATATATTTGCCGTAAACACTGAAGCAGGCTTAGATAGACAGGCTACAGTCCTCGTTTGCGGAACCAGCTTCGCACAGCCCAGCGGCGTTCCTGACGTTTCTTGTACTTAGGAAGCGAACGGTACACATGCAAGGATTGTTCATAAGCTTGCTTTGCATCCGCGTTTCTTCCAAGGGAGCGATATACCGAGCCGAGTAAGTAATAAGCTTCGCTTGATGATGAATGGATCTCTTGGAACTGGTTCACGTAATGCAAAGATTTCGTCTGATCTTGATCCTTGAAGCTGTTAGCCAGCGTAAGATAAGGACGACCATACTTCACCCTTGGGTTAATATCCAATGCCTGCAAGATATGTTGTTCTCCTTCTTGGATTTTCCCAAGATGCAGCTCGGTTGTACCTAGTGCTTCCCAGTATTCAGCCGAATGTTCATAAGGTCGCTCAATCTCCAGTAGTATGACATGTGCTTCCTCATAACGTTTGCGTCCCATTAATAGGCGAGCCAGATCCAGCTTGGAGGAAACCTCGTTGGGATTCATGGCGATCTGCTGGCGTAATCGTGAAATACTACGTAACCGCTTGAGTGGCTTCATGAAGCTAGGGAATACTCCGACGTAACGACGATCCAAGAAATACAAAATAAGAAGAAGGATGAGAATAGCTACGATGGGATTACCTACAATCTGCCAGAGTAAGCCAAAAATCAAAAATTTGATCAGCACGATAAGGTCAACTCCGTTTGTAATGTAATCGCGTATATACGCTTAGGAAGGGAGTTCCACAACGTCCGAGGACGCATAGGGGTACCTCTTCAAACCATCTTTGGCTTGATCCAAAGATGATGTCTGCCCCTTATCATACCATACGAAGTGTATGGAAGAATATGTTACACTTCAAAAAAATGAGTCACCCTAAAAGGATGAAAAA
This genomic interval carries:
- a CDS encoding GDSL-type esterase/lipase family protein; translation: MVYRYAAIGDSLTVGTGALLGTGFVPLYRRMAEINVRTFVSMDNMGVNGLTSGELLQMVSSHNRVRQSLREADIITISIGGNDLIRTFKGSNGVPGTSKMTQVLGDTRNHVSQIMKQIRQLKGNSVYMVRTIGLYNPFPQAAEAAYWVQQYNSFLNGAGSRYYACAQVYDRFLGHERELLFWDRVHPNARGYRVIADQLNRTGYIPFS
- a CDS encoding MMPL family transporter; its protein translation is MRTILKARWWLMGLWIVIAAVLMLTAPNMGELIREKGQFSVPEGYSSTNAAAILNEAAAQKGEQQGSQIALVFYNPDGLGESGKQEAEKAIQQLKAKQEQLGILSILEPFSEPELAEQMISEDGKTILTSLSINQGERTTKEMRDDLNEALDSVNVEHYITGKGLIDEDTIESSQEGLKKSEYITVVFILLILFLVFRSFVAPFVPLLTVGVSYIVSQQIVAFLVDAVNFPISTFTQIFMVAVMFGIGTDYCILLISRFKEELAHHENTWDAIIATYRTAGKTVFFSALAVLVGFIAIGFAQFMLYRSAVAVAVGIAVMMLALVTIVPFFMAVLGKKLFWPSKGSLEHAESRIYGVAGRFSLKRPWAALLIVAAVCVPLLSTYDGKLSFNSLDEIGDKYDSVKAFNIISDSFGPGESLPGQVVIQNDETMDNAKYMAVAEKISREVEKVPGISGVRSMTRPTGEEIKDFEVTEQVGTLSDGLGEGKTGLDKIRDGLSEASSQLSQNEPQLKEAADGAGELTKGTTQLQSGITQLTEGLRQIEKGIRDGSAGAGDLKAGLQQAKSSADQLAQANSQLLQAYRQAGAGVSALGEGVGEIVQQLTGVSTALTQLNESFAALEERYPELQTDADYQRVKGTLGETGTGTAQLAQGLGQIQTNLGEAAAGINQANEGFAAAASGQKALADGLSQIVTGIGQLETGLTQAANGQGKVINEIPAIQNGLGQLQGGQEKIQQGFTDLSGQLTQLTDGLNQSVDGIKQVSGGLESAQDYLTQLQNSPDSDLAGWYVPDEALNSKEFKQVFDTYLSTDRKTMTIDVIFAENPYGTEAIDRVPDIEAAVHRAVQGSALEKADIAVGGVTSTFADLQEISNNDYKRTVTLMLVGTFIILVLLLRSVIMPLYLIVSLLLAYFTSMAITETVFVNMLGFSGISWVTPFFGFVMLIALGVDYSIFLMDRFNENKGMKVQDAMLYAMKNMGTVILSAAVILSGTFAAMYPSGVLSMMQIATVVLSGLVLYSLLFLPFFVPVMVKMFGRANWWPFPNKEQEESVDSDRTLGM
- a CDS encoding tetratricopeptide repeat protein: MLIKFLIFGLLWQIVGNPIVAILILLLILYFLDRRYVGVFPSFMKPLKRLRSISRLRQQIAMNPNEVSSKLDLARLLMGRKRYEEAHVILLEIERPYEHSAEYWEALGTTELHLGKIQEGEQHILQALDINPRVKYGRPYLTLANSFKDQDQTKSLHYVNQFQEIHSSSSEAYYLLGSVYRSLGRNADAKQAYEQSLHVYRSLPKYKKRQERRWAVRSWFRKRGL
- a CDS encoding phosphotransferase — protein: MHNIHLRPSDDPEQQLIQRVLSTYTMEPSWEAERGSGGMNNSTYIVKMNDERYVLRQYETHNDQAKIRFEHEVLLTLGRSNFAIKVPSPVEITIDEHTRTFLPIQDSTGKHKIVALFRYCAGSNPVWNTPEQLFELGCAAGALSSAMSKLDIILQPAYPPYYQIQDAYPLCTPHKLLHLCQTPPPELHACADDMRDLARVLPALFEALNGMEQLPHQLVHGDLNASNVLTNEQGQICAILDFEFATWDLRVMELAVPMSDLLTQDQNEEWMWLALEAMIQGFCENVTLQPTEREAIPQLILLRSLDVVMHFLSRMFEGTDEPVVAVQQIQKLKERADWMALHEGRLRELLVQAI